The Solanum dulcamara chromosome 6, daSolDulc1.2, whole genome shotgun sequence genome contains the following window.
AATTGCTTTTGACACTCAggacacacacaaaaaaaattaaagttaaactagtgaaaaataatcaaaatacaatAGAAAAAAATGTACAAAGACGGGTTGGGGatggaaaaataatatatttgttttgaaagtTGGCACTAGTGGATGTCTCACTAGGAAACTTGCCTATCACATTGTCATTTTTTTGTGGTTATAAATATAGCCAAGCACTTAAGAGTGATAGACTGCAACATACAGACGTTTTCTCTCCTCtgttctccttttttttcttttactctcttcttcttattttgttaAGTTAGTGTATTTTATAATACGTTATCAGCACAAAGTTCTAATTTTCTTTAGATAAATTAACTCCTATATCAGgtatatttattgaaattttttaattttagttgtctttgttctttctaaattaatttctatctcgGTTGtcatcatgtcaaatttatcaaaatttgagtttgtggcacttgacattTTCGAAAAAGATTATTTATCATGGATCTTTGATGGTGAAATTCACCTTGACACTAAAGAtcttggtgatactattaaacaagaaaataaagcatcaagcCAAGATAAAGCAAATGCAATATTTTTTCTccgtcatcatattcatgaaagattaaaaactaaatatttaattatcaaaGACCCCCTTGAATTATCGACTAATTTGAAGGATCGATATTACCACCTAAAACTTACAGTGTTAGCAAAAGTCCGATATGACTGAATTCACCTTtgattttaagattttaaaactgttacagagtataattctgctatccacaaggtaagttccatgttaaaattatgtggagataCTATAACTTatgatgacttacttgagaaaactctttccacttttcactcttcaaatgtgttgctacaacaacaatatcgtgaaaaaggatttaagaagtattctgaattaattacatgcctacttgtggctgagcaaaataatactttgttgataaaaaatcatgaagcccgtcccactggtTTGCTCCATTCACTGAAGCAAATATTGTAGCAGCACATAATCAGTCtgaatcaagacaaaataattatcgcGGCCGCGATCGTGACCGTGGGCGAGGACGTGGTAGAGGAAGAAACAATTATCGCCATCATGatgaaataaacataagaacaataaagtttctcaaaataatctttctagaggtaaaaacaatatttgtcaccggtgtggtatgaagggtcattAGGCACGTAAATGTCGTACGCCCGatcattttgtgaaactttatcaagcctttctcaaaagaagagataataatgTAGAAGTGCacttaaacttttgaaattatgataatgaagcaactccctcaaataaatatgaagatattgaggcgaatcttgcttataaagatgatgattttgaaAATCTACCAAATATTACTCTTTTGGAAGCTGAAGACTTTATGAATATTGACTGAAGGATTGATCTTCCAACTGGGAATAAATGTTACaaaaaatagttattatttttcttattatgtttgatattatgttGTCATCCGTAAAATGTTTCTTAAGGTAGTACAGTTTTTAAAGtttcttatgttgttagtttttcacgttcttataatgtgtttttgtttatgaagaatatggaaattcttcGATCCTCAGTTGGAtccaaaaataattatgatgatatgtgtcttattgatagtgccacaacacacactatttaaagagataagaaatatttttcttatttgattattAAAGAAGCgaatgttaatacaatatctggtattACAAGATTAATTGAATGATCCAAAAAGGCTAAAGTTGTACTTATCGGAGGAACAAATTTAGcaattaatgaagcattatattgtTGTAAGTTTCAAAGATATTCGTCAAAATGATTATCATATTGaaactacaaatgatgaaaaaaatgaatatctttatattactacaatgatgTCGGACAAAAAGTTTATATTTGAAAAGTTACCCGCTTTTTCATctggcttatacttcacaaatattagcatggttgaaacacatgTCATAGTAAACCTTTACTAActtaaatgattttattatttggcatgaccggttgggccatcctgGTTCTAATATGATGTGCAAAATAATTAAGAGTTCACatggacactctttgaagaatcaaaaaattcttcaatttaaagaattctcttgtgttgcatGTTCTCAAGGAAAATTGATTACTAGATcatcagtaatcaaagtggAAATTGAATCCCCAACATTTCtagaacgtatacagggtgatatatgtgagCTCATTCACCCATCacgtggaccatttaaatattatatggttttaatagatgcatctacaagatggtcacatgtatgcttattatcaactcgtaatatgacatttgcgagattacttgctcaaataattaagttaagatCACactttccagattatgcaataaagacaattcgtcttgataatgctggtgagttcacatctcaagtatttaatgattattgtttatcCACTGGGATAATAGTTGAGCATCCGATttctcatgttcatactcaaaatggtctagtggaatcattaattaaacatctccaattaattgctagaccaatgCTTATAAGAACAAAACTTTCCATTTTattatggggtcatgctattttgcatgcatcAAGTCTTGTGCGGATCAGACCCACAAATTATCATAAAGTCTCCCCATTACAATTGACTTTTGGTCAGGAGCCGAACgtttcccatcttagaatatttggatcTGCAGTATATGTTTCAATTGCTctaccacaacgtacaaagatgggacCCCAAAGAATATTGGGGATATATGTTGgctatgaatctccttctatcataaaatatttggaacttatgactggagatttatttactgcaagatttgttgattgtcattttgatgaatcagtatgcccaacattagggggagaaaataagcaGCTGAAAAGAGAAATAGATTGAAATGTATTATCACTATTTTATTTCGATCctcgtacaaataaatgtgaactggaagttcaaaagataatttctttgcaaaatattgcaaatcaactgccagatgcattcactaacctatcaagagttactaaatctcatattccAACGGCTAATGCtccaattcgagttgatgtcctagtaggacaattaattaatgcaaatgagtctaaaccacATTTAAAATGTGGTAGATTGATCAGTTCCagagataaaaatcctcgaaaaaaaGAGAGTAAATAATTAAGATGGTCATGATATGAAAGAACATGCTCAAGAAGAGCGaggagacataacaattgataagactttggaagaggttaaggcgcctgaaaataataaagaaatttcaataaattatgtctcatcagaaaaaatatggaaccgaaataatgtaattgtcgacaatagttttgcttataatgttgctattgaaataatgcaacaaaatggggatcttgaaccaaaatctgtcgatgaatgtagacagagaaATTATTGGCCACaatgaaaaaatgaaattcaagttgaattagcttcTTTTGAAAAACGCAAAATTTTCGGACCGATAGTCCGAACACCTGAATGTATAAAACCAGTGGGGTACAAATGGGTctttgtgcgaaaacgaaatgagaaaaatgaagtcgtaagatataaagtaCGACTTGTGGCGCAatgattatcattattcaaaacatTATTAGTTAGCGATCAAAAAAATAGGAACATATATCATGGAGTAATTATTTGTCTGATTCATGATGAGATGATTTTCTTATACGTagttattaaatattataattttaattgagaTAGTTTTAGTGtgcttgcaatttttttttgaatgaatcatGAATAAGATGATGTGCAACGATAAAAGACTTGCAATTATCTTAATATGGCTCGAAGTTTAgcattaaattaaatttaggGAATACGAAAAGTATATGTTTACTATATTAATAGTaagtatattaattaaaatgacaAGTTATTAAAAAGTCACATAGTTATATAAGAATACTAATTAATGAATAATGTAATAGCTATAAGCAAGAATAGaattaaaagataaattaaaatttatatgtaAAGAAATTGAAAAGCATGACTTTCTTTTAAATGAGAAAGTGTTTTATAAATCATAATGAGTAAAGTTTAAAATTGTGTATGCTATGTAACTAAActctttataaaatattgaattcaaCGAacattaaaattttttaaaaattgtaatttaaatttaaactcaaaaagtaaagaataaaaaaagaaaaagaagagaactCAATTGCTTTTGACACGTAGGACACacaaaaaacaattaaaatcaaattagagaaaaggaaaaaatgtaCAAAGACAGGTTGTgggtgaaaaaaataatatattgaagTAATTTGATAATATAATGAAGTAGTTAGATAACACACATATTACtatccataaattttaaattaaataaatttaaataatagaataaaaaatattttttaaaaataattatgaacaaacaatatatatatatatatatatatatatatatatatatatatatattattaataataagaaGACCTCTtgattatattaaataaattgataAGTTAATAAACATCAATATTAGCAAACTAGTAATTTCAAATATTGAACACTGTAATAaagaaattatgaaatataaaagtaatttgatAATTATAAGATTCTTCAGCTTTGTTCATACAAATTTGACTATAGAGGGATTACATTTAATTGAAATACAATAGGAcatcaaatattaaaataattaaatttaatactTTAATATCTCGCACGATTAAGTATACTAGTTAGctctaataaaataaaatttgttgaATCGCTCTTCCTCTCGAGCGCCACCAGACGCTCCGACAACGTCATTTTACGTCTCTTTGAAAACCACCGCAACGTCGCCATAGCCAATAGTGAACAGACCTCCGTTTCCcccttctctttctctctctttaatATCTACCAGATCCAGATAGAGAAGGCTGTCATACAATCGACAGGTTGGCCTTTACCTTTCCTCTTCATCAATGCGATTTTCTGCCCTCCTTCTCCAATACACTGCGAGGGTTGGTTGCTTTTTTGATGTATATTTAAGGGTTGCTGGAGTAAGATAATTATAATTCTGTGGTAAATTGGAGCAAGTTCAAAGGCCAATCAGAGTGATTGTCACTtcggtgaagaagaagaatttgaaTTTGGGTCCGATTGTTTGAAACTCGCTATAATGAGTTTGGGCTTGTTCGGAACTCTATAAGGTCAGAATTCTTCTATCCAAAATCTCACTTTTCTTTTATTCCAACATTTTCTAGGTACatttgaaatattgttaatttctcatcaaaaacacacctaaactatcatATTTACGGTACCTGACTATTCAGCATTCTCTTAAGCTATCACCCAATTTGTACTAAAATATATATGGATGCTGAATTGGCCAAATTTTTGTTTCCAATCGATAATAGGGTGTGTAGACTAACTCATCATCGAGTGAGGTGTGTTTTAATATATAGGAATAATAGTTGATGTATGAAACTTGCAAAAAGGTCTTTAAGTTTAGATGTGTTAGCTGAGGTATGAAACTTGCTAAAATATGatgatttagtttttttttatcacTCCTTTTGTTAATGTTTCCCAATTTATATGGCTGACTTTCCGTTTTAGTCCGTCCCAAAAACAGAATATcacatttctatatttagttacaatttaactttaaaatgttaattttatccttaatgaaatgatttatagtaCAAAAGTATTTATGGCTTATTTTAGAGCACAagtttcaaaaaggtctttcaTTCTTAAATTCTGCGTTAAGTCAAATTACATCACATAAATTGGAATGGAGGTAGTATTAACTCTCTCCATTAAAATAACTGTGAGATTTTTGTTTACCTTTTTCTATCCTAGAGTTCTACTTGTATAATTCTAAACACCACGACACTATAgtgaaatttcttttataaatttgaACTATGTAACAATGTTTTAAACCCTGGTTCATGTTGGATCGCTATTGGTGTATTGCATATTGTCTAGTCTAGTCTAGTTATATGTTTTGCTGGATTTTCTTTTTGAATAGTGCTTAGGTCCAATACTTATAATTAGTAATGTTGCTTAACTCCTTGTATCTATAAACCTCATTTGTGTTTGTTCCTAAACTGTTTGGGATAAATTGATGAAACCTAGAGAATATTGAGAACTTAGAAATATTGAAGAGCTAGTTGTCTTCTTATAAAGCCATTTTTTATGAGTTGTGCCTTAAAAATAGAATTGTGCAGCATTTGAAGACATGGACCCAAAAATAGATGAATAGATATAGAGAACTCATATAGGCGATTCCACTAATATGAGATTGAGAcatagttgattgattgaaGGTTGTATATTACTCCCTCAATTTCAAGTGACGCGGCACTCTTAGTtgacacaacaacaacatacccagtgtaatcccacaagcggggtctggggagggtggtGCGTATTCAGACCTTAGCCATGCCTTGACACATTTTActactaatattattattttaaacaaaTATTGCCAGTCTCAGGCACTTGAATTCATTTAACTATTTAAACTGAAAAGACTTATATTATTTTCTGTCAAATTAGCTTTCAATTGAGTAttatcttaatattttcttttgctGCTACATTTATAGTGCATGTGTCAAATATAACTATTAAATTCAACGCTTAATTAAATCACCCCCAaagtttgggtagaggggaaactattttaaaattgagTATGCTTGGGGTATACATGAGTTGTATCttaatagatattttttttaatgaggtGGGCAGCTAGTTTTCTAGATTATGAGATAATCTGTTTTTTAGAAGTTTGACAAGTTTTAAATGTGATGCATGTATTGGATAGATATTCAGATTTGATGTAGGTTCTTCTAAAAATGGGGTGTTTGTGGGATTTGCAATTGAGTAATGAGCTACTCTGTGCAGCTTTACTGCCATATCTTATGAATTTGTAATGAAAAGCTTGAGAAGTGGAGAGATGAAGAGAAAATCTTGTGATTAAGTTGGAAAAGTAAGATTAGTGTTTAAGGTCAATGATTTTCTAACTGAATTTGTCAGTCATGTCAGAAAAGACATTGTGGGAGATACCCAGTGGAAAATTCGAGGTGTACTCAAGTTGGCCTAGATATTAGCATTATCAGGGAAAAAAAGTTATGCTTGAAAAGACCTTTATCTTTGTGCCACCAGAAAAAACCAGTCTACATGACACTCTGTAGAAGCAAGTTCAAGTTCCATATATGAAGATCCATGAAGGGCCTCCTAGTCCTATCTGAAGTTGAATCcctataattctttttttttcctggtAAGTGAATCCCTATAAGTTTGTAACAACAGGGAGATGGTTGATGGTTTGGGAAACTAGTTGTCACCAGATATGCCTGGTGAATGTTGCCACAGGTAATGTGTTAGGAGCATTGCGAGAACTAATGGTAGCAGATTTTCCGTATTGCTAGTTCAGCAGAGCCAATCACTCATCAAGAAATAATGCCATGTTAGGCCTATATGTTGACTACATATCTGTCATATTGAGTCTTTCATGAACAAGGGTAAGACATTGCGCTAGAAGTCTTATAAATGGCATTTAGTTTTCTAAATAAATAAAGCTAAAAAGGAAAACGATAGATACTCAAAGACCAAAGTGAGCTGCTACACTACTCCGGCAAAGTTCATCGGCTACCTGGCGAACAACAGGATCCTCTTCCGGCGAAATTCTCTTtcttcccttcttcttctttctttttttcgtTTTCCTGTGAAATACCTCCAGATCTGTTTAGATTGGACCCAGATCTAGTGATTTTCGGCGATATCGTTCCGGCGAACTTTTCGATGAATTTTCCGGCGATTAAATACCTCCGGTCCCTCTATCTTTCCTCTCCTCAACTAATTATTTGAAGTTTGATTACTATTCTTCTTTACTAGTTCCTACCTTTAGTGTTTTAGTTATTGTTATTCACTTTCCTTCTTCCCTTAGTGTCTAGGGTTGTTGATTTACATATTAGCTAGTGTGTGTTGTCTCTTTATTATACATTCTATATTGTCAATTATTAACTCGTTGCTTGTATCCTCTTAATTTAATTGTTATCAGTTTTTTTTCACTTTGTAGTTCATATTGTTTTGGTGGCTTTGGTTactgatggtagactagggtcatgtcctcaatTGGGGGTGAAGGCGAGGGGAAATAGTGGTAAGAGGGAGACGGGTTTTCGTAAGTTGAGAGTAGGATCGTGGAACATAGGGTCGCTTACAGGAAAGTCCATAGAGCTAGTGAAGAGTCTTAAgaggagaaagattaatatagcctgtgttCAGGAGACTAGATGGGTAGGTTCCAAAGCTCGGGATGTAGACGGATTTAAATTATGGCACTCAGGAGGCTCAAGGGATAGGAATGGAGTAGGTATTCTAGTCGACGTGGTCCTTAGGGAGTGTGTGATAGAGGTAAAGAGGATCAGTGATACGATGATGTTTATTAAACTAGTTATAGACAGGCTTTTTGTGAACGTTGTTAGTGCGTATGCACCCCATGTGGGTCTGGATGAAGAAATCAAAAGGCTCTTTTGGAAGGATTTGGATGAAGTAGTGAGAGGTATACCTAGTACGAAGTTTTTTTTCATTGGTGGAGATTTCAATGGTCATATCGGTACAACTTCTAATGGTTTTGATGATGTCCATGGAGGCTTTGGTTTTGGGGAAAGGAATGGCGGCGGGGTTTCTCTCTTGGAGTTTGCCAAAgcttttgagttggttattgctaATTCGTGTTTTTTGAAGAGGGATAATCAATTGGTCACCTTTAGTAGCACGGTAGCTAGGACTTAGATTGACTACTTACTCCTCCGGAAGGGTGATAGAGGCCTTTGTAAGGATTGCAAGGTTATTTCGAGTGAAAATATTACCATCcaacataagcttttggtgatggacttgGAGATGAAGAGGGATAGGAGAAAGAAGACCCTCTATGATCGATCGAGGATTAGATGGGGGCCTAACTCCCGCCTTTTCTCGGAAGATGGGGGAGAAGTTGAATGGTTTAGAGGCCTGGAGAAGTAGCGGGGATGTGAACAACATGTGGGATATGACAACTGGTTGCATTAGAAAAGCAGTTGCCGAGGTTCTTGGGGTATCGAGAGAAATCTTTGGTGGTCGTCAAGGAGACTGGTGTTTGAATGGAGAACTTCAAGGCAAAGTGAAAGCCAAGAAGGTTGCCTATACGGAGTGGTTGGAGTGTGTGGATGAGGAGGAAAAGAATAGGCTTAAAGATATTTATAAGAAGGCAAAGATGGAAGAGAAGTCGGCAGTCACCAGTACTAAGATGGCAGCTTTTGAATGCGTGTATGTCGAGTTAGGGGAAAAAGGTGGGGATAAGAGATTATATAGGCTCGCCAAAGCGAGAGAGAGAAAAACACGCGATCTGGATCTagtaaagtgcatcaaggaCGCGGAAGGTGAAGTGTTAGTGGATGAGACCTCTATTAAGCAAAGGTGACAAACTTACTTTCACAGACTcctaaataaaaaaagagacaaagacattgtacTGGGAGATTTGGCGTACTCTCATAGTCTTCGAGACTTTAGGTACTGCAGGTGTTTTAAGGTTGAGAAGGTTAGACGTGCTTTTAGCAGGATGAGGAGGGGGAGAGCGGTAGGGCCCGATGAGATTTCGGTGGACTTTTGGAAGAGCACTGACAAGGCAGGTTTGGAGTAGTTGACTAAGTagtttaatgttattttaaagACTGCTAAGATGCCTGATGAATGGAGTTGGAGTACTATGgttccattgtacaagaacaagggtgatatccaaaactgtaatGATTACAGGGGTATCAAActactaagccacactatgaagatttgggagagagtggtagagatgagggtgaggagaggagtATCGATCTTAGAGACTCAGTTCGGATTCATGCCGTGATGGTCGACTACTGGAGCAATCCATCTTAtgcggagactggtggagaaatttagagaaagaaaaaggaatctccatatggtgttcattgaccttgaaaaggcttatgacaaagttccgATGGATGTTCTATGGAGGTGTCTGGAGTCTAAAGGTGTtccgatggtgtatattagggcgataaagAACATGTATGCTGGAGCCAAGACTCGGGTTAGGACGGTGAGAGGTGACTCAGAGCATTTTTCTATTGAGGTGGAACTACACCAGGGATCGGTTCTGagcccttttctttttgccttggtgatggatgactTGACACGGTCTATTGAGGAGGAGGTTCCATGGAGTATGCTATTTGCGGACGatatagttttgattgatgagactcgggacagagttaatgataggttggaggtttggagacaaacgctggagtccaaagggttcagattgagcaggaccaaaacagaatacttggagtgcaaatttatTATTGTGATGGATGAAGAGGGCAGGGAAGTGAGGCTTTCTATCCAACCTATCCCCAAGacagaaagctttaaatatcttggatccatcattTAGAGTAGTGGGGACATATCATGATGTCACGCACCGCATTGGGGCAGCATGGTTGAAATGGAGGCTAGCCTCTGGAGTcctatgtgataagaaggtactgcctaaacttaaaggtaagttctacagaatggtTGTTAGACCAGcgttgttatatggagtggagtgttggccagtaaagaactctcatgttcagaagatgcatgttgcggagataaggatgctgagatggatcTGTGGACACACTAGAAGTGATAAGatcaggaatgaggttattcgggagaaggtgagagtgacATCCGTGgtcgacaagatgagagaaacgagattgagatggtttgggcatgtgcagaggaggggtGTTGACaccccagttaggaggtgcgagcggttggatttgggggctatgtagaggggtaggggtagatcgaaaaaatattggagagaggtgattagacaagatatgacgGTACTCCATATCACAGatgacatgaccttagatagaaaagagtggaggttgcggattagggtagaaggctagtagggatagaataGTGTCTTACCGTGTGTCGGTTTAGGGTGGTCATAGGTTtaggcgtgcctttatagttgtgttgctattgcctttgattattgcagtactttgctatagttattgttcttgtcttgtaaattttgcattgcattttatttttatttttatttctatttctactttttatttatttatttattttttatttttttcttttttcttcttttcttttttctttatgctatatatattatttattttttctctcgTATTTGAAACTGTGACTTTCGAGCCGagagtctttcggaaacaacctttctatctccatgaggtagtggtaaggtctgcgtacaccctaccctcctcagaccccacttgtgggattccactgggttgttgttgttgatctaGGACATGGACCTAACAAATGGAAACGGCTGCAAGGTCTTGTGTCTCACCATTAAGGTTCTTGAAGAAATGAAAATCCAAAAGATTCTCCCCATATGAAGAACAAAATTGATGCTTGATTAACTCAAGAAAGCGCATGAGAATGTGGATAATGTTATCAAGAGATAAATATCTTCATTGCCATGAGTCTAACTTTTGAGAATTCTCTATTTATTTTGTTCTCATCTTATCATAAAAAGAGAAGTTCCTTTGAAACGGTCATTATATTGACTATTTTGTTTTGCTGTTTTGCAGATATACTATGCCAATAATCCTGGGTTTTGAAAAATGAGTTCCTGTTCTTGGCCTGTTTTATTTGATTCCTTGAGGAGCATAGTTGAAACTCTTGAGAAAACTAGTACTGCTGATGTTTCTGTGGCTAGAGCCATAAAACAATGTTCTGAGACTTCAAGGTCTGTTCTCTGTCCTTTCTTTTTTGTGTCCATTCTCTATCCTTCTTTCCATCTTTTCTTTCCTCCCTTAATCTGTACTTTTCAAATGTCAGATAATCTGTCTCGTCACTTATTAAATTTGGAATAGAGGCATCACTTGCTTAGTTTTACTTATTTAGTTTCTGCTTGAATTTTTTATTGTGCCTTTGTCTCTTACTTTTTTTGCTGTGCCTTACTTCCTAGTTTATTTCAAGGTTATTTAGACATTCACTTATTCATTAGAACAAATCCTGTTATCTTGAATAAACCACATTTGAGCTTTTGATTGTTGATGTTTCTGATTCTTGTATTGCGATCTACTATTTTCAGCTGTCTTTTGGCTGCAACTGAAAGAACAGGTTTGTTAGCTGAACACATGCAGCTGCTAAATTTCCTGC
Protein-coding sequences here:
- the LOC129892958 gene encoding uncharacterized protein LOC129892958, which produces MSEKTLWEIPSGKFEVYSRRWLMVWETSCHQICLVNVATVHIVLVALVTDGRLGSCPQLGVKARGNSGKRETGFRKLRVGSWNIGSLTGKSIELVKSLKRRKINIACVQETRWVGSKARDVDGFKLWHSGGSRDRNGVGILVDVVLRECVIEVKRISDTMMFIKLVIDRLFVNVVSAYAPHVGLDEEIKRLFWKDLDEVVRGIPSTKFFFIGGDFNGHIGTTSNGFDDVHGGFGFGERNGGGVSLLEFAKAFELVIANSCFLKRDNQLVTFSSTVART